One stretch of Arthrobacter polaris DNA includes these proteins:
- a CDS encoding NADP-dependent oxidoreductase produces MRAFVLPQAGASGIELAEVPQPLIDADELLVQIKAVGVGIHDSYFLPAXXRYPFPIGIEAAGIVMEAGAATTGFKPGDRIAFVSSMQPKGGTWAEFAAVTTSSLIIPIPDTVDFVHAAAIPVAGNTVLRALHALSGIPSGGSLFIAGGSGAIGTLGIQLARQRQWRVGASASATNHSYLRSLGAEMVVDYHSXSWVEQVRQWIPGGADGALAVQPGTAAQTLGVVKNGGQLVPISGDSPGAERSIRVEAIPYQVDVRAQVIQLMADVXGGKIHVELEQVYPFEEALEALAKVQTRRARGKSVLALP; encoded by the coding sequence ATGAGAGCATTCGTCCTGCCCCAAGCAGGTGCCAGCGGAATCGAACTGGCTGAAGTTCCCCAACCGCTGATCGACGCCGATGAACTGCTGGTACAAATAAAAGCTGTTGGTGTGGGCATCCACGACTCATATTTTCTGCCCGCGNACNCCCGGTACCCCTTCCCCATCGGCATTGAGGCCGCTGGCATTGTGATGGAAGCTGGTGCCGCCACCACCGGTTTTAAACCCGGTGACCGCATTGCGTTCGTCAGTTCTATGCAACCCAAGGGCGGGACGTGGGCCGAATTTGCCGCCGTCACAACAAGCTCCTTGATCATCCCCATCCCGGATACCGTTGATTTTGTGCATGCCGCAGCCATCCCTGTCGCCGGCAACACCGTGCTGCGTGCCCTGCACGCCCTCTCCGGCATCCCCTCCGGAGGGTCGCTTTTCATCGCCGGCGGGTCCGGGGCCATCGGCACCTTGGGCATCCAGCTGGCCCGCCAGCGCCAGTGGCGGGTCGGAGCCTCGGCGTCGGCCACCAACCACTCCTATCTTCGCTCGCTCGGGGCGGAGATGGTTGTTGACTACCATTCCNCCAGCTGGGTTGAGCAGGTCCGCCAGTGGATACCCGGCGGCGCTGACGGGGCTCTCGCTGTCCAGCCGGGGACAGCGGCGCAAACCTTGGGCGTAGTGAAGAACGGAGGCCAGCTGGTGCCGATCTCCGGCGACAGCCCTGGCGCTGAACGCAGCATCCGGGTAGAGGCGATCCCCTACCAGGTTGATGTGCGCGCCCAGGTTATACAGCTCATGGCCGACGTCNGCGGTGGGAAAATCCATGTGGAGCTGGAACAGGTTTACCCCTTCGAAGAAGCCCTGGAAGCGCTGGCCAAAGTCCAAACCCGGCGGGCCCGCGGCAAGAGTGTGCTGGCGCTGCCGTGA